GTGCTGCTGCCTGAAGTGATTCCGCATGGGGCACTGGACGCCATCGTTGTGAATTTTCCCGATCCCTGGCCTAAGGCGGGTCACGAGGAACACCGACTGCTGCGCGTGCCCTTTTTCCAGGTGGCAGCCAGCCGCCTCAAGCCAGGCGGCGCAGTGCTGCTGACCACCGACCATGAGGAATACTTTGCCTTCGCTTGTGCCCAGGCCGAGGCCAGTGGGGTGATGCGGGTGGAGTTGACAGGCCCGCCACCCGCCGCCCTGGAAACCAAGTACGCCCTCAAGTGGCGTGACCTGGGCCTGGAAGCGCAGCACGCCCGCTTTGTGCCGACCCAGCATTCCGCCGTGCCACACCGTGTCTACTTGCCCTATCCCGCCACCCCGGAGGACCCTGCCGTGCCCCACAGCATCATCCAACTGCCTGCCACCTTTGACCCTGCCACCTTCGCCAAGCACACGGCCCGTGACCCACGCGGCACCTGGACCGTGGTGCTCCTGGACCTGTATGCCAGCCTACGCCGGGACGGCTGGGTGGCACTGGCCCATGTGGTGGAAGGCGATCTGACCCAGGAAGTCCTGATTGACGTGACCAACCGTGCCGACGGCAGCACGCTGGTGCGCCTGGGCCGTTTCGGTGGACCGATCATCACGCCGGGGGTTAAGGCCGCAGTAGGCGTTCTGACCGATCAGCTGGCCGAGCTGGGTGCTGAAGTGCAGCACCGGGGATACTGAGAGCTACGCATACCTGTCGCTACAGCCGCCTTCGCCGACTCAGGTGGAACGCACCCGGTGCACCCGCACGGTCTGAGGCAGCATGTCCAGCTTGAGCGCCTCCCAGTGGCTGTGTGCCGTGATCACGGGGACATCCAGTCGGGCGGCCATCGCCAGGGCGTAGCGGTCCCCCAGTGACAGGCCAGACTGCGGTCCTAGGGCAGCCAATTTGCCGGCCATTTCGGCGTCTTGGTCCTGACCCACATCAATAAAAATGACCTTCTTGAGCCGTGCGGCAACCACATCCGGCTGGTGTATGTCGGCGCGGCGCGAAAGCTGTGTCAGCATCTCGGTCCAGGTGGCGGCGTGCATGGCGGAGTGTTCCAGCAATTCGGCCACAGCGTCGACGCCGGGTTTGTTGAGAACATAACTGAGCAGCGAACTGGCATCCAGCACGCAGCGGGTGGGCGGGGTCATGGGGGCCATTGTAAACTTACCCTTCCCTATGAATGCTGAGCCTGACCTTGATCTGTCCCACCCCGATTTCGGCGGGCAGCCGCTGGCTCTCCTGCTGCCGGCCCTACGCGCTGCCTTACGGGCGGCGGACGAAGTGAGCTTCATCGTGCCCAACCCGGACCTGGGTCTGGGCCTCTACGCCGGCGAGTCAGGTCCCGTGGGGCTGCACCGTTCCTGGGCGGTCTGGACAGATGTGGCGGATCTGCTGGACGCGCACCTGCTGACCCCACGTCTGCTGAGTGGTGGAACCCAAGTGCGGCTCACCTTACGGCGACGCTCCGGAGCGCTGGACACCGCCCAAGGCTACGGCCCGGACAGCGAATTTGCCCGTGCCGACAAGCTGGAAGACCCTGCATTTCTCCTGTCACTGGTGGAAGCCCTGCGCCGGGTGGCCCCACCTCCGGGTGGGCGGGTGCTGGCACTGGGTGTCAACGCTGGGCGTGAGTTGGACGCACTGGCGCTGGCCTTTCCCGAGCGTGCCAGTAGCCTGGAAGTGGTCGGCGTGGATCTGGACGCTTCGGCGCTGGCGTTGGCGCAGCGGCGGCAGCGGGCAGCCACCTTCTTGACCGCAGACGTCAATGCGCTACCTGCCGGGTTGGGCCGCTTTGATCTGGTGCTGGCCCTCAGCGTGCTGCAAAGTCCGGGGGTAGATTTGGACAGGGTACTGCGCTCGCTGCACCGTGAGCATCTGACTCCGGGCGGCGGGCTGGTCCTCGGCTTTCCGAATGCCCGCTACCGGGGCGGTGAGCTGAGTTACGGGGCGCGGCTGCGCAATTTTGCCCGCCCCGACCTCAGCCTGCTGTTTGCCGATGTGGCTCAGAGTCGCCGGTATCTGCACAAGCACGGGTTCAAAGTCTTTGTGACGGGTAAATACGAGGTGCTGGTCACCGCTATTCCGGCAGCTGCGCGGACGCCGGGCGATCTGGAGTTGTAGGCATGAAAAGAGGGCGGCACTGCCCTAACAGCGTCCGCCCTTCCGCTATTGCCGAACCTTAGAGGTCTTTGAGACCTTCAAGGTTCTTGTCGAGTTCCGCCAATTTCTCCTGCGGATCGGCGTCAGAGTCCAGGCCGTTGGCATCGGCGTTGCCAGTGGCGCCCTGCATTCCCTCGGTGATCTCGGTCTGCTGGTCGGTCTCCACGTAGCCGCTGGTGGGCGTTTCATTGTCGCGGGTGGTGTCATCTGATTTGGTCATGGTTCAGTGTGTGCCCTGAGAGCCAGCAGATGTTGAGGCTTCGCCCAAGTCGCCATTTATATCCACCGGATTTGGTGTGCAGACACTCGCTTGCACCGTGACCTCCTCACCTACCAGCTGCGACATGACCGGCTGCGCGGCCTGCGCATCGCCCGTGACCAGGTAGGTGATGATTCCTCCGACTGTACCTTCGGGGGCCAGCCGGCCGGCTGCGTCCAGCACGCGCCGGGTCTGCCGGGCCACTGCCCGTCCCGAGTCAATCAGTGTGAACTGCTCCCCGAACTCGCGCCGGATGCTACTGACCAAATAGGGATAGTGGGTACACCCCAACACCAGTTGGTCGGCTCCGGCTTCGGCCAATGGACGCAGTAACTCACGTAGCAGGGCGCGGGCATCGTCGCTGTCTGCCGCGCCGCGCTCGACCAGTGGGACCAACTGGGGACTGGTGGTCAGCATGACCTCTACGCCCCTGGTTACAGCCCACTCGGTCAGCAGGTCTTGCAACACATTGCCGCGTAGGGTGGCGGGTGTCGCCATGACCCCAATCACGCCACTGCGGGTACGTTCGGCTGCCGGTTTGACGGCAGGGACCAGCCCCACGATTGGCCAGTCGGGCAGGACCTGGCGTAGATGCTGTAGTCCATAAGCCGAAGCCGTATTGCAAGCCACCACTAAAGCCTTGCAGCCCCGTGCCTGCAAGTAGCGGGCTGCTGTTTCGGTCAGGCGGCGAATTTCCTCGTCGCTGCGGTCACCGTAAGGGACGTGGGCAGTGTCGGCCAGGTAGGTGAAGGACTCCTGCGGCAGCTCGCGGCGCAACTCGGCCAGCACGCTCAGGCCACCCACCCCACTATCAAACACCCCGATGGTTGCCTGGCTCACGGCGTCATCATAGCGGCTACCACCGGAGCCAGCACCTACGCTCCGTGCGCCCGTGCCCGCTTTTCGGCCTCAATGGCCCGCTGTAATTCGGTAATCTGCCGCAGGATGCCCGCCTGCTGGGGCGGTGGCGCTTCCAGCAGTTGAGACTTGAGCAACTGCACTTCGCTGCGCAGTGACTCGATGCTCAGGCCCACTTGAATGTCGTCCACCGCCGCTGCCGCGTAGGTCTGCTGCTTGGCCTCGTACTCCTCGTGACCGGCCCGCGAAATGTTGCCGCTCTGGGTGTTCTCGAACATCAGGCGGATCAGTTGGCTTTCTTCGGGTTGCCCCCGGAACACACTCATGATGTCGTCGGTGCTCTGGGCTCCCTGGGCGGCCAGCATCACCTTACGGACCAGTTCGTTGCGCCAGCCCAGGGTACCGTCCAACTTGGCCAGCAGCCTGGGATCCACCAGCAGTTGGCGCAGCAGGGCCAGCTCGCGGTCTTCCTCCTGTCCACCGCCGCGGCTCATGCCCGCGATGTGGGTGTCGGTCAGCGTGCGGCGCTTGGCCTTGGACCCGATCCAGTCCAGCAGCGCCTGCGGGCGAATGTCCAGCAGTTCGCAGACCTGCGTGCGCATCTTCTCGGCCCCATCGTCTAGAGGATCAAGGTTCTGCATACGTGGCAGCAGCTCCATCAGGATGCGGCGCTTGCCGTCGCGGGTGTCCAGGCCATAGCGGTCGCGGGCGGCCTGCACCCGGTAGGTGCTTTCGTCCAGGCCCCCGCTCAGTGCCCGCTGAATACTGGCCGTGTCACCTTCGCGCAGTGCGTCGGCGGGGTCTTTGCCACTGGGCACCGAGGTGGCCCGCACCTGAAAGCGGGCACCCAACGTCTGATCCAGGCCCGACAGGGTGGCCTTGAGGCCCGCCTCGTCGCGGTCGAACATCAAGACCAGTTCGCGGGCACCCAGCCGCTCCAACAGCGTGGCGTGTTCGGCCGTCAGCGCCGTGCCCAGGCTGGCGACGGCCCCAGCAAAGCCGTGCTGCTGGAGCGCGATCACGTCCATATAGCCCTCGGCCACAATGAGGGGTTGGCCGTCTTTCAGCACGTTGCGGGCGCGGTGCAGGCCATACAGCAGCTCGCCTTTTTTGAAGGCGTCGGTTTCGGGGGTGTTCAAATATTTGGGTTTGGAATCGTCCAGCACGCGTCCGCCAAAGCCCACCAGCCTTCCTAGGTGATCACGGATCGGGAACATCACGCGGTCACGGAAGCGGTCGTAGACCCGGCCCTGTTCGTTCTGGGTGAGCAGCCCGGCGTCCAGCAGTTGACGCTCACTCAGGCCGTGTGCCCGTGCGCGCTGCAGCAGACCGTCCCAGCCGCCTGGGGCGTAGCCCAGTTCAAATTCCTGAATGACAGCGTCAGTCAGGCCACGGCCCTGAAAGTAGGCCAGCGCTGTCCCCGTCAGATGCTCGCGGAAGTAGCTCAGCGCGAAGTCGTTCACGTCGTACAGGTCGCGGCTGACCCGTTCGCCATATTTCTGTTCCAACTGGACCCCGGCCCGCTCGGCCAGCTTCCGTAAAGCGTCCCCGAAGCTGAGGTGCTCCATCTCCTGTACGAACTTGAACACATCACCACCGGCCTTGCAGCCAAAGCAGTGGTAGTAGCCCTGTTCGGCGTCTACATGGAACGAGGGAGACTTTTCCTTGTGGAAGGGACACAGGCCCTTGAGGCGGCCCCGGCCAGCGGGGGAGAGGCTCACATACTCACCGATCACGTCGGCGATATTCAGCTGATCACGCACGTCTTCTTTGGTTCCGATGGTTCCTCACCCCCTTTCAGGGTCCGTAGGCCCTCTTATGCCAGGTCATCAGCCTAGCGGCGAGCGTCTCTCCAGATGACGACAAGCGCCGCAAAAGTAACTTTGGGCGCTATTGGTATTCAGCTTTCTTACCTTACGCTGCCTACCCCAGAGCAACCGAGAGCCTCCCCACTTGACAAGCTTCAGGCCAGTGCCCCTCACGGGCACTCCCTCTCGATGAGGGGGCGTAAAGACTCCTTCAAGACGCCGTAAATCCCCTTTAGTGGGGAGGTCATGCAGTTCATGGCTGCCGCAGGCACACTGCTCACATGAGTAAACTGATGGGCAAGAAAATCGCCATCCTGGCGACTGACGGTGTAGAGGAGATCGAACTGACCAGCCCCCGCGGGGCGATTGAGGCTGCGGGCGGGACCACCGAGCTGATCAGCCTCAAGAGTGGCGAGATTCAGTCGATGAAGGGTGACCTTGAGCCGCAGGGCAAGTACGCCGTAGACAAGACCGTGGCCGAAGCGAACATCGCTGACTACGCTGGCTTGTTGCTGCCCGGCGGCACGGTCAACCCCGACAAACTGCGCCTGGACGACGCCGCCATGAAATTCGTGCGCGACGCCTATGATAAAGGCCTACCTATCGCCGCGATCTGTCACGGTCCCTGGAGCCTCAGCGAGACTGGGATCGCGAAGGGTCTGAAGATGACTTCCTGGCCCAGCCTGCAAACCGAGCTGAAGCTGGCTGGGGCTGAGTGGGTAGACGAAGAGTGCGTGACCGATAAAGGCGTGGTGACCAGCCGTAACCCGGACGATCTGCCTGCCTTCAACAAGAAGATCATTGAAGAATTCGCTGAGGGCGATCACAGTAGTCGCCGCTAAGGGCGCTGAACACTTCTAGGGTCCAGGAACGAGGGTTCCCTGGACCCTTTCACGTTGTCCCTGTCCAATGCGACCGGACAGTCTCGCTCCCCATTCCCGAGCCGGTAGGTCCGTCTCCGGTACAGTTGGAACGTGGACAACCAAAATCTGAAGAAGACGCCTCTGCACGCGGCGCATCTGCGCTCTGGTGCGCGAATGGTGCCGTTTGGTGGCTGGGACATGCCGGTGCAGTACGCGGGGCTGAAAGCCGAGCACCAGGCGGTCCGTGAGAACGTGGGCATGTTCGATGTTTCGCACATGGGTCAGTTTCGCTTCAGCGGCGCCGGTGCGCTGGACTTTTTGCAGTACGTCACGCCCAACGACGTGAGCAAGCTGAAACCCGGCCGCGCCCATTACAACTGGCTGCCCAATGATCAGGGCGGTCTGGTGGACGACATCTTTATCTACCAAGCAGGCGAGCAGGAATACCTGATGGTCGTAAACGCCGGCAACATTGCCAAGGACTGGGAGCACCTTCAGGCGCTGGCCGGGGACTACGACGTCCAGATGACCGACGAGTCGGATCAGTGGGTGCTGATTGCCGTGCAGGGCCCCAAGGCCGCCGAGACGTTGGACCCTCACACCGACGCCGACCTGATCGCCGCCAAACGCAACAGCTTTTTTGCAGGCCGCTTGCTGGATCATGACGTGTTTTTTGCGCGTACCGGCTACACCGGTGAAGACGGCTTCGAGGTGTTCGTGAAAGCCGATGAGGGCGAAGCCCTATGGGACGCCCTGGTGACCCTGGGGATCACCCCCGCTGGCCTGGGCGCACGCGACACCTTGCGCCTGGAAGCCGGGTTTCCGCTCTACGGCCACGAGTTCGGTGACAACATTCACCCGCTGAGCAGTACCTATTCCTGGGTCGTCAAAGACAAGCCGTATCTGGGCCGCGCTAAGATGGATGAGGCTCCCCGCCAAAAACTGATTGGCCTGAAACTGGACAAAATTCCCGTGCGGGAAGGCTACTTGGTGTATCAGGGCGCAGAGAATGTGGGTCAAGTGACCAGTGGCAGTACCAGTCCGACACTGGGCCACCCGATTGCCATGGCCCTGGTAGACGCGAATGCCGCTGATAGTGAGCAGTTTGAGGTGGAGGTGCGTGGCAAGCGTCATCCTGCTGAGCGCGTCGAGATTCCCTTCTACAAGAAATAAAAACGGCAAGAAGTTATTCCACCCCTACAATCAACCAAAAAAGGAGACACCAGCATGACCAACCCCACCGAACTGAAGTACGCATCCTCCCACGAATGGCTTGCAGGCGACGGCAAAGTCGGCATCACCGAGCACGCTCAGGACCAACTGGGTGATGTGGTGTATGTGGAGCTGCCTGAAGTGGGCCGTGAAGTGACCGCCGGTGAAGCCGTGGCCGTGGTCGAGTCGGTCAAGACCGCTTCTGACATCTACGCCCCTGCCAGCGGCAAGATCGTGGCCGTGAACGAGGAGCTGGAAGGCAGCCCCGAAAAGGTCAACGAAAGCCCCTTTGAAGGCGGCTGGCTGTTCCAGATGGAAGTAAGCGAAGAAGGCGAAGGCCTGATGGACGCCGCCGCTTACACCGCCGAGAACGAGTAAGTCCACGCCAACAAATGTCCTCAGAAGCTAAAGTTGTCCAACGTAAGCTGGTGGCTCCTGGAGCAGAGAAGGTCATCTTTGTTACGGGGATGTCTGGCACGGGCAAAACGACTGTGCTTGAGCGACTGCGCCAGCTTGGATTTGAGACGGTGGATACCGACGAGGAAGGCTGGGGCGAAGAGGTTTGGTTCCCTGATGAGGGCCGTACAGGTTGGGTCTGGAAAGAGAAGAGGATCGCTTATTTGCTGGCACAGCCGCGCCAGACGCCCTTGTTCCTGAGCGGCACAGTCTCCAACCAGGGCAAGTTCTATCCTCAATTTGACCATGTCGTACTGCTGAGCGCTCCCACCGAGGTCATGCTGGAGCGGGTGCGGGAGCGTACCAACAACTCTTACGGCAAAACTGCTGATCAGCAAGCAGAGATTCTTGAATACACCCGTACGGTAGAGCCTTTGCTCAGGCGTGGAGCTGACCTCGAAATCGACACAGCCCATGCTTCGGCTTCAGAGGTGGCTGAACAACTTATTCAGTTGGCTCAGACCCCGTAACGCCCATCTCCTAAGGAGTGATTCCCATGACCCGTCTACATGACCTGCTGCAAACCGATGACTTTATCCGCCGCCATATCGGCCCCAGCGCCGAGGAGCAGGCCGAGATGCTGAACCTGCTGGGTGTAGCCAGCCTCGACGAGCTGACCGAAACGACCCTGCCGGAA
The sequence above is a segment of the Deinococcus radiophilus genome. Coding sequences within it:
- the trmB gene encoding tRNA (guanine(46)-N(7))-methyltransferase TrmB — encoded protein: MIYRLGDFQFPSDPASLYPQTANRPWVLEVGFGDGRFWPHYAQTFVEPPNYLGVEISGVSLLKAHRRLRQAGLDNTILTKLPAEVLLPEVIPHGALDAIVVNFPDPWPKAGHEEHRLLRVPFFQVAASRLKPGGAVLLTTDHEEYFAFACAQAEASGVMRVELTGPPPAALETKYALKWRDLGLEAQHARFVPTQHSAVPHRVYLPYPATPEDPAVPHSIIQLPATFDPATFAKHTARDPRGTWTVVLLDLYASLRRDGWVALAHVVEGDLTQEVLIDVTNRADGSTLVRLGRFGGPIITPGVKAAVGVLTDQLAELGAEVQHRGY
- a CDS encoding PIN domain-containing protein; its protein translation is MTPPTRCVLDASSLLSYVLNKPGVDAVAELLEHSAMHAATWTEMLTQLSRRADIHQPDVVAARLKKVIFIDVGQDQDAEMAGKLAALGPQSGLSLGDRYALAMAARLDVPVITAHSHWEALKLDMLPQTVRVHRVRST
- a CDS encoding class I SAM-dependent methyltransferase, which gives rise to MNAEPDLDLSHPDFGGQPLALLLPALRAALRAADEVSFIVPNPDLGLGLYAGESGPVGLHRSWAVWTDVADLLDAHLLTPRLLSGGTQVRLTLRRRSGALDTAQGYGPDSEFARADKLEDPAFLLSLVEALRRVAPPPGGRVLALGVNAGRELDALALAFPERASSLEVVGVDLDASALALAQRRQRAATFLTADVNALPAGLGRFDLVLALSVLQSPGVDLDRVLRSLHREHLTPGGGLVLGFPNARYRGGELSYGARLRNFARPDLSLLFADVAQSRRYLHKHGFKVFVTGKYEVLVTAIPAAARTPGDLEL
- the murI gene encoding glutamate racemase encodes the protein MSQATIGVFDSGVGGLSVLAELRRELPQESFTYLADTAHVPYGDRSDEEIRRLTETAARYLQARGCKALVVACNTASAYGLQHLRQVLPDWPIVGLVPAVKPAAERTRSGVIGVMATPATLRGNVLQDLLTEWAVTRGVEVMLTTSPQLVPLVERGAADSDDARALLRELLRPLAEAGADQLVLGCTHYPYLVSSIRREFGEQFTLIDSGRAVARQTRRVLDAAGRLAPEGTVGGIITYLVTGDAQAAQPVMSQLVGEEVTVQASVCTPNPVDINGDLGEASTSAGSQGTH
- the dnaG gene encoding DNA primase — translated: MRDQLNIADVIGEYVSLSPAGRGRLKGLCPFHKEKSPSFHVDAEQGYYHCFGCKAGGDVFKFVQEMEHLSFGDALRKLAERAGVQLEQKYGERVSRDLYDVNDFALSYFREHLTGTALAYFQGRGLTDAVIQEFELGYAPGGWDGLLQRARAHGLSERQLLDAGLLTQNEQGRVYDRFRDRVMFPIRDHLGRLVGFGGRVLDDSKPKYLNTPETDAFKKGELLYGLHRARNVLKDGQPLIVAEGYMDVIALQQHGFAGAVASLGTALTAEHATLLERLGARELVLMFDRDEAGLKATLSGLDQTLGARFQVRATSVPSGKDPADALREGDTASIQRALSGGLDESTYRVQAARDRYGLDTRDGKRRILMELLPRMQNLDPLDDGAEKMRTQVCELLDIRPQALLDWIGSKAKRRTLTDTHIAGMSRGGGQEEDRELALLRQLLVDPRLLAKLDGTLGWRNELVRKVMLAAQGAQSTDDIMSVFRGQPEESQLIRLMFENTQSGNISRAGHEEYEAKQQTYAAAAVDDIQVGLSIESLRSEVQLLKSQLLEAPPPQQAGILRQITELQRAIEAEKRARAHGA
- a CDS encoding type 1 glutamine amidotransferase domain-containing protein, coding for MSKLMGKKIAILATDGVEEIELTSPRGAIEAAGGTTELISLKSGEIQSMKGDLEPQGKYAVDKTVAEANIADYAGLLLPGGTVNPDKLRLDDAAMKFVRDAYDKGLPIAAICHGPWSLSETGIAKGLKMTSWPSLQTELKLAGAEWVDEECVTDKGVVTSRNPDDLPAFNKKIIEEFAEGDHSSRR
- the gcvT gene encoding glycine cleavage system aminomethyltransferase GcvT produces the protein MDNQNLKKTPLHAAHLRSGARMVPFGGWDMPVQYAGLKAEHQAVRENVGMFDVSHMGQFRFSGAGALDFLQYVTPNDVSKLKPGRAHYNWLPNDQGGLVDDIFIYQAGEQEYLMVVNAGNIAKDWEHLQALAGDYDVQMTDESDQWVLIAVQGPKAAETLDPHTDADLIAAKRNSFFAGRLLDHDVFFARTGYTGEDGFEVFVKADEGEALWDALVTLGITPAGLGARDTLRLEAGFPLYGHEFGDNIHPLSSTYSWVVKDKPYLGRAKMDEAPRQKLIGLKLDKIPVREGYLVYQGAENVGQVTSGSTSPTLGHPIAMALVDANAADSEQFEVEVRGKRHPAERVEIPFYKK
- the gcvH gene encoding glycine cleavage system protein GcvH, producing MTNPTELKYASSHEWLAGDGKVGITEHAQDQLGDVVYVELPEVGREVTAGEAVAVVESVKTASDIYAPASGKIVAVNEELEGSPEKVNESPFEGGWLFQMEVSEEGEGLMDAAAYTAENE
- a CDS encoding shikimate kinase — encoded protein: MAPGAEKVIFVTGMSGTGKTTVLERLRQLGFETVDTDEEGWGEEVWFPDEGRTGWVWKEKRIAYLLAQPRQTPLFLSGTVSNQGKFYPQFDHVVLLSAPTEVMLERVRERTNNSYGKTADQQAEILEYTRTVEPLLRRGADLEIDTAHASASEVAEQLIQLAQTP